The following coding sequences are from one Eucalyptus grandis isolate ANBG69807.140 chromosome 11, ASM1654582v1, whole genome shotgun sequence window:
- the LOC104427016 gene encoding LOW QUALITY PROTEIN: rust resistance kinase Lr10 (The sequence of the model RefSeq protein was modified relative to this genomic sequence to represent the inferred CDS: inserted 2 bases in 2 codons), which translates to MPFVAIFLIYKYRRRHIAMDKNIEEFLQAHNNFLPIRYSYSNIKKITKNFKHKLGEGGYGSVYKGTLRSGNKVAIKILKQSKAHGQDFISEVATIGRIHHVNIVQLIGFCFEGSKQALVYDFMSNGSLDKHIFTKEGDKFLDYKKIYEIALGVARGIAYLHRGCDRQILHFDIKPHNILLNKNFTPKVSDFGLAKLYPIDHSIVSMTAARGTLGYMAPELFYKNLGGVSYKVDVYSFGMLLMEMAGRRKNVNANVEHSSQIYFPLWVYDHINKGESVEMDEVIEEERXVIKKMIIVALWCVQXKPDHRPPMNKVLEMLEGDIGNIQMPAKLLIYSPGELVNGDKIQKELETFSTSSSALTISTSFPFGDSSDV; encoded by the exons ATGCCATTTGTTGCGATATTTTTGATCTACAAGTATAGAAGAAGGCACATAGCAATGGACAAGAACATTGAAGAATTCTTGCAGGCTCATAACAACTTTTtgcccataaggtactcttactcAAATATCAAGAAGATCACCAAAAATTTTAAGCACAAATTAGGTGAAGGGGGTTATGGTTCTGTGTACAAAGGAACGTTGAGAAGTGGCAACAAGGTAGCCATCAAGATTTTAAAGCAATCCAAGGCCCATGGCCAAGATTTTATTAGTGAAGTAGCTACTATTGGAAGAATTCACCATGTTAATATAGTGCAACTCATCGGTTTCTGCTTTGAAGGCTCAAAACAAGCTCTCGTGTATGACTTCATGTCAAATGGATCTTTGGATAAGCATATTTTCACAAAGGAAGGTGATAAGTTTCTTGATTACAAGAAAATATATGAGATCGCTCTTGGGGTGGCGAGGGGGATTGCATATTTACATCGAGGGTGTGATAGGCAAATACTCCACTTTGATATCAAGCCTCACAACATTCTTTTAAACAAGAATTTCACTCCAAAGGTTTCTGATTTTGGACTCGCGAAACTTTATCCCATTGATCATAGCATAGTCTCAATGACTGCTGCAAGAGGAACTTTGGGATACATGGCGCCTGAGTTGTTCTACAAAAACCTTGGTGGTGTATCCTATAAAGTGGATGTCTATAGCTTCGGGATGTTGCTAATGGAAATGGCAGGTAGAAGgaaaaatgtaaatgcaaatgtGGAACACTcaagtcaaatttattttccactGTGGGTGTATGACCACATCAATAAAGGAGAAAGTGTTGAAATGGACGAAGTTATAGAAGAGGAAA AGGtgataaagaagatgataatagtTGCACTTTGGTGTGTAC TTAAACCCGACCATCGGCCTCCAATGAACAAAGTCTTAGAAatgcttgaaggagatattGGTAATATTCAAATGCCTGCAAAACTGCTTATTTATTCACCAGGTGAGCTAGTCAACGGTGATAAAATCCAAAAGGAATTAGAAACATTTTCAACTTCATCAAGCGCTCTCACAATTTCCACTAGTTTTCCATTTGGAGATAGTAGTGATGTCTAG